Sequence from the candidate division WOR-3 bacterium genome:
GGACATCATTAACCCTTTCTCCATTGAAATCACCAACCTGACCAAGATTTTCCTCAAAACCACCAGAAGAGAAATAACAACCCTCCATTCTCTTTTGGGGAATAGAAGGATTTAAAAAAGCAAAAACTCCAATAAAGATAAGTGAAATCAAAATAATTACTCGCATTTTCACCTCCTAAATTCGTTTTAATCAGGGTGAAATTTTAACTTATTATTTTAGTCAGCTACCACCCCTTTTAACTGACTAAATTTTAACTGAACTTATGCCCAGTCCTCAGTTAATATTGATTATATTATACCAGAATTTTTAAAAAAGTCAAGTAAAAATTTAAAAAATTTTAGTAAAATTTTCTTCTTATTTTTCAATAACTTATAAAAAATAGATTTTTCAATCGTAAACTTATGGAGTAGGGGGTATATTATAATTAAGGATTACATATCTTACAAGGTTGATAGCCCTTTTTTAATGCCTCTTCTTTGGAATTAAAATAAACTTTGTTTGCGGGATTTATTTTCTTTGCCCATTGGCAATCGGGCAGATGAAACTTTAAGGTTTTTGAATTACCGATATAAATTAATTTTTTCTCTATCGGCTTTTCTTCCCAAAAAGGATTAGATATTTCTGAGGATTTAATTTCTTCAATTTTTATTTTT
This genomic interval carries:
- a CDS encoding Ada metal-binding domain-containing protein, whose product is MDNFSKLLLLILNFLLIVIYFQNVSLKREIENLKIKIEEIKSSEISNPFWEEKPIEKKLIYIGNSKTLKFHLPDCQWAKKINPANKVYFNSKEEALKKGYQPCKICNP